AAGGGGGCTTTGATACCGGCAGGTGACGTTGCCGAAAGATTGAAAGTAAAAATTGATACATTGGTGGGTAACCCCAAGATGGGTCCGGGTACGCTGGGGACAATTCAGAATCCGGCAACCGCACAGCGCGTTGCTGATGCGCGCACAACTGGTCTGCCCGTACTCCGCGACTCGGCAGAGGTTGGCCAGGCAGGCTTCGATACGGCCCGTACGGCATCACCATTACTGCTGATGGCAACGGCAGCCGATGCTGCAACCTATCACCGTGAGTGGTTTGGTCCGATATCGTTTGTGATAACCGCACAATCGTTTGGTGATGCTGTGCGCGAGGTAGCCGCTACCGTTCGGGAAGCCGGCGCACTGTCGGTCCTGATTTACACAACCGATCCTGATAAAGCCGAGCAGTCGGAACAGGTCCTGGTATCAGCGGGAGCCCCGGTAGCCTATAACTTTAACAGTTTTGTGTGGGTTAACCAGTCGGCAGCGTATTCCGATTTTCACGGTACCGGTGCTAATCCGGCAGGAACGGCATCGTATTCGGATTTAGGATATATCACCGGTCGCTACCATGTGGTTGGCGTGCGCAAGCAGGCTGCATCTGCCTGAGCCCCTTTAACGGGAGGTTTACGCCAATGCCTGCTCAAGATCTGCAATCAGATCTTCGGGATCTTCAACACCAACGCTCAGCCGCACCAGTCCCTGGGTAATGCCAAGGCGTTTGCGCTGCTCGTCGGGCACACTGGCATGGGTCATCGTTATCGGATGGCAAACGAGTGACTCAACGCCACCAAGACTTTCGGCAAGGGTGAAGAGTTTTGTTTTGGCGGTAAATTTCTGTGCGGCCGCCAGCGAGCCAAGCTCAATACTTATCATGCCACCAAATGCCTTCATCTGGCGGGCGGCAATGGAATGCTGGGGGTGACTTTTCAGGCCGGGATAGTGTACAGCCTGAACCTTTGAATGTGTATCCAGAATTTCGGCAAGAGCAAGGGCATTGCTGCTGTGTGCTTCCATCCTAAGGTGTAATGTTTTTGCGGAGCGCAAACACAGCCAGCTTTCAAGCGGACCCGGCACGGCACCGGCGGCATTCTGAATAAAGTGCAGCTGCTCGGCCAGTTCAGAGGTTTTTGTGGCAACAATGCCATGCACCAGATCGCTGTGACCACCAAGGTACTTTGTGGCACTGTGCACAACGATATCGGCACCAAGCGTAATTGGCTGCTGCAGATAGGGTGAAGCAAACGTATTGTCAACAACCATTAGTGCATCAGCCCCGTGCGCGATGGTAGCAACGGCAGCAAGGTCAGTAATGGTCATCATCGGATTTGTTGGTGTTTCGGTGTACACCATTTTTGTTGTGGCAGTGAGTGCCCTGGCTACATTGTCAGGATTGCGCATATCCACGAACGAAAACAGCAGACCAAATTTTTCGTGCATCCGCGTAGCCAGGCGGTAGGTGCCGCCGTACATATCCTCGGCCATAATCACGTGGTCACCTGCTTTCAGCATCCGCAGGACGGCGTCAACCGCTGCAGACCCGCTGCCAAAGGCTATTGCATCGGCAGCTTGTTCCATTGCGGCTAAGCAGGTTTCCCAGCGCGATCGTGTTGGATTCTGGGTTCGGGCATACTCCCACCCCTTGTGTTTGCCAATTTCTTCCTGGGCGTAAGTCGAGGTTTGATACAGTGGTACGGTAACGGCACCGGTGAGTTCGTCAGGTTCCTGGCCAATATGAATGGCCTTGGTAGAAAATTTCACGATGTTGGTTTGTGGTTAACGGCTGAGGTAAAACTTTTCGGCTCTGCGGAAATTAGAGCCCTGAACAGTGCAGATATACACGCCCTCGGGCAGATCAGAAATCGATGAGCTGTATTCATGCTCACCTTTTGATGCATATCCGCTGTACACTTTCTTCATTTCCTTGCCAAGCAGGTTCAGTACGGTTACTTCCAGCTTGTCCTGTTCGGCACCAAGATTTACCCGTACGTTCAGGACGTCGGGAGTTGCCCGAACGGCAATGATTTTGCTCTCAGTCTTGTTTGTATCGGCCGCAAGCACTGTCCGTGATCGGCTGCGCGGTGCGTTTTGTGCTGCTGCCAGAATTATCTCTACGGCGTTGAGTGACGGGATTGAAAGCTGACCGTTGCCATTGAACACCCGAAGGGGTGGCGATACCGATTTCCCACTTTTGTCGGCCCGGACTACCGGCGATGCAGCAATCCCAAGCAGAACTGAAAGTATCAGGCCTGCAAGGAATGTGCGGGTATGGTACGGGCGTTGTTTCATCTTTTATACCTCGTGCCAGCAAAAGTAGCTGTCAGAACACCAATAAAGCAAATAACGTGCAAAAAAAAACGGATCCCGTGGGATCCGTTTTCCTTGTTTGCAGGCTGGCGGTTTTTTACCGTGCAATCACAAACGGGACTGCTTCGGCGTAGTCAGAGCTTTGGATGCGCAGTGAGTACACGCCGTTCGAAAGTGACTGTACCGGAATAGAGAGCGAATATTCGCCGTCTTCCAGAGATTGCCGAATCAGCGTGGCCACAACCTGACCTGCAGTGTTCACCAGTTCGATTGTTGTTGGTGCCGTAACGCCGATACCAAATTCAACAACGGCAACGTCAGAACTTACAGGGTTGGGTGAAGGGGGCTTGACAAAGTGTTTGTTCTTGCTGAGCGAAACTACACGCTTGGTAAGGGCACAGTTAGTGATTTCGGTGCTGCACCCCGATGTTGTGGTGATGAAGCACGGACGGAACAGGTTTACTTCCAGGTCCTGATTCTGTTTGAACTCTTCGGACAGGAGCAGGGTAGTACCAAACGAGAATAAGTTACCATCAGCGCTTAATGGCGTGAAACCGTTGAGCGAGAAGCGTAGGCGTGATTGTGTACCGTTAATGTCGGTCCGTACCGGATCGCTAACCGTCCAGTCACCCGGGAGGTCCAGTTTGGTGATCGAACCCGGCGTAAATGCCATTGAATTGGTTACATAGATCACATCGGCAGTGAGCGACAGGATGCCGGAGCCGGCCCAGTTGGATGAGCTGGCGGAAACAGTAAATCTGGCCGACGGGTCGGTATTGGGGTCGGTTACAGATCCCTGACGGTTGTTGGAGAGCTTAAAGGCAAAGGGTACAACGTATCCAATTCCTCGCAGCTGAACGTAAACGTCGGGGTTGAACTCGGTATTCTGGCCTTCTTCGTAGTTCACAACCTTGATTCGTGCCGAAAACGACCTGTCAGGCCAGGGTGCCGTGTTTGGCTCGTTGGGGATAAACCGTACCACAACACGGTAGGTGGACTGTGCGGGAATCATGAACGGTAGGGTGACAGGCACATTCGAGGCATCCAGGATGTTAACAATCTGGAATACTCCTGCGTCGGCGTCAACAAGTTGCAGGTCACGGATTTCCAGCCTGTTTACACCACCGCCGGTGTTTGAAATGGTGAATTCCATGAGTGGCTGATCACAATTGGCAAGTTGCCGACCGTAATCAATGTCGGTAACCCGAATGTCCGGTCCTGCACAGCTTGCCACATCAAAGCGTTCCGTGGTTTGAGCCGTGGTTGTTAGCACACTGTCAGTACCGTTACCGGGGATGGCATCGTGGGTAACTTCAACAACCAGGTTGCTGCCACCGTTGTAACCGCTTGGGCGGGTGTACTGAACCGGGATTGAAAGGGTGTTGTTCCCGGCAATATGTGAAACGGTGTAGGGGTTGGCCGGGGGCGTGGCAAACGACCATGCGGCGTCTGAGCCGGGGGCTAAGGCCACCGACACCGTCAGGTCCATATTGCCATTGTTGGTGATGACCAGGTTTCTGCTAACAGGCTGTCCTTGCGGTGTTTCCAGACACAAGAGCGAAGCCCCCTGCGTGGTGATTTCTGGAAGAATTCCTTCTCCTTCCAACAGGGCAGACACGTCAGGAATACCGCTTTCCTGCCATACGGGCCTGATGGCCTGGCTGTACGTTTGCCGGTCTGCCGGACGGAATTCAACAAGAACCTGGATAACATCGGCTACCGATACCTTGGGGTTTGTAACGGGGGTACCGTTCTGCATCAGACCGTTAATCTTAAACACAAAGTTGGCATCATTACTTCCGGCGGGCCAGTATTTGGAGCCATCCATAAATGTGACATCGGTAAGTGTAATTGCCTGGTTACCGGAGTTGCGTACTTCAATCAGGGCCTGGTGCAATGTGTTCACCCGACGTTTCAGCCAGTTGTAACCGGTGATGCGCGGTCCAGGCTCCTGCGTACGGCCTGTCCAGGTACTTACGCTGTCAGGTCCGTCGCCGTTGTTTTCAAATACAACGTCTATCGAATCGGTTCCCACAGAGCCACGCTCATAGCAAATTTCTGTGACAACAACTTCCTGCTTGGGTGCTACGCGGATGGGCAATGGCGGTGTTGTGGGTGACGATACCGTAAAGTTTTGTCCGTTATATCCCGTAAGTGCGGTTACCACAAGAGTATCCGATCCGGGGTTCTTTATGGTAATGCCGGGCTGCTTGCACACTTTTTCGTTTACGCCAACGATGCCGGCATTAAAGTTGTCAACTTCGATGCGTGGTATGGCGGCAACGCCAACCAGGGGAAGCCGGAAGGGGGCACATTCGGTGGAGATTTCAATGGTGTCAATATCAAGGTCAGACAGCAGGTTGGTGGTTTCGCGGGTTCCCTGATAGGTGACGTCGAGGGTTACGGTTTCACCGTCCTTAAGTGTAACCGCCGGCGGAATACCATTAGCGGTAATCGAGAAATACGTTCCTGCCAGTACTCTGCTGCGCCGGAGCTCAATGTTACCACCCGTAGTGTTCCGGATGGTGAGCTGTAATGTTTTATTGGTTCCGAGTCGGAGTTTGCCAAAGTCCAGGATCGGTGGTTCAAAGCTGAGCTTTGGTGCAAAGTACTGAATGGTATCGCGGGTGAAATTGCCTGCCCAGTCAGTTACATCAAATTCGCAGTAGGCATCCTTGGATTTATCGATCACTTCCCACTTAAAGCTAAACCGCTTATACGAGTTGTCCTTGGGCAGCGGCGGGTCAGCGGTGATATATACAAGCCGGTAGTTTGTACTGTTCGAACCGAACACCGTGTCGATGCTGAAGACGCCTGTTTCCACCTGATCGGTGTCCCTTGGTGTTGCAAGTGGCGGATCCGGGATGTTGCGTAATTCGGTGGCTTCGTAGGTGAAGTCGCCGCAGAGATCTGTTGAGGTAAGAAGCGGTGGTAATGTGTCTACGGATGTTGTAGGCCTGAACCCTGAAGCTGCGGGCCAGCCATACGAGTCAACATTACCAAAGCCGTAGATATAACCGCCAAATTTAATTTTACCGTTTGTTGTGATGTGGTGAGCTGTTGCTTCAGAGTTGAAGTCGATCTGGGTCCAGTGAAGGTTATTGCCCATGTGATTGTACAGCAGTGTCGGAGCTGCCGCGCGGGGGTGATTCCACACGGCCTTCCCGTCAATCTCAAGGCTTTTCAGGTTGTCAACATAATTAGGGTCAGCGGTGTCAGCCCAAACAATCAGGTTTAGTTTATGAACCATGTACTTGGGATCGGTAGGCGACTGGAAGATTGTGTTAGGGATAAACTGTTCCTGTGGCACCACGTTAATCATGAACGGGTCGTGGAAATCATCGCCGTCAAAGCTGGCAGAACAAGCGTACTGCATCACGAAGATGGGCTTGTCGGCTTCCCACACGCTGTAACCGTTTGTTAGCACCGATGGTGCTGTAGCCTGGGCAAGGTCGGCAAAATCACCGGCACTCATCAGCTTGCCACCACCCTGTCCAAGTAATTTCTTTGTCTTCTTATCGTAGTATTTCAGCGTCCACGTTGTATTGGGCTGTGATGAGATTACGCGGAAAACATCGCCTTTTGCCTTAGGGTTGGAGCCGTTTCTGGCATATTCCACGGTAACATATTTTTTACCCCAGGTTTCAACCGGTGGCGTCATCTCAACCATGTGATCTCGACCGTTGCCGTTTACCAGGAGATTGGGCATGGTGGTCCGATTGTGATACGAGAGCATGCCGATAGGCTTGTTGCTTGTGATTTCGGTGCCGGTAATATCAAACAGACCACGGGTGGTTCCATCACCGGTAACGCAATACACGTCACCCTCTTCCATGGAAACCTGCCATTCATCACCAATCTGCTTGCCCCCCATGGTTTTGGCATAACCCTTACCGGTACCGCGCAGTTTAATGTTGACGACGGTGCCGTTTTCTTTGGCGACAATTACGAAGCCTGCCGGCCACTGGTAGTATTCAGCGAAGTCATAGTACGACGTAACTATGTACTTTTTGCCGAACGCCGACGTAGGAATGGCGAGGAACCCGTCCGACGTAACGTATTTACCGTTCAGCACGTACACCGAAATCGGCTGCGGCGCCGTAATGCGAATCCCTTTCTTTACCACGCGTTCGATCTCGCGCACTTCCCACGACCAGTTGGTTTCGCCCCGTGTGTCGTTCAGGATCCGAACAACATACGGCTCAATATTTCGGCGGTAGGTTTTATCACCGGCGGCATCATATACCGTTACCTCGGTTGAATAGGCGGATGCGATCTGTACGTCGAGTGACGTTACCGGTTGCTGCGGGAAGTCGTTGGCTGGTATTGCTATCCAGAATTCTGTCCCCTGTGAGCCGCCAACAACCTGAATGTGCCCGTCGTCCTTCTTTTGTGCGGACACCTGAACGGCAATCGCCACGGAAATGCAAAAAATAAAAATGCGTATCATTTTATGAAACATAGAAATCCTCCGGTTTCAGATTGTAGTTACGGATGCTACACCATGCTGCCAAAAGTATAATTCACCGACGCTGAATAAGTTACATTCAACACCGGGTATACGGGCTAGGAATACCACACCATTGTGCATTATAACAAAAAGTTTCCATTCGGGTTACGATATTTCAATGGGTGCGGCAAACTTTATTAGGTGGCCGGTACTTCGTACCT
This is a stretch of genomic DNA from Ignavibacteria bacterium. It encodes these proteins:
- a CDS encoding choice-of-anchor D domain-containing protein; translated protein: MFHKMIRIFIFCISVAIAVQVSAQKKDDGHIQVVGGSQGTEFWIAIPANDFPQQPVTSLDVQIASAYSTEVTVYDAAGDKTYRRNIEPYVVRILNDTRGETNWSWEVREIERVVKKGIRITAPQPISVYVLNGKYVTSDGFLAIPTSAFGKKYIVTSYYDFAEYYQWPAGFVIVAKENGTVVNIKLRGTGKGYAKTMGGKQIGDEWQVSMEEGDVYCVTGDGTTRGLFDITGTEITSNKPIGMLSYHNRTTMPNLLVNGNGRDHMVEMTPPVETWGKKYVTVEYARNGSNPKAKGDVFRVISSQPNTTWTLKYYDKKTKKLLGQGGGKLMSAGDFADLAQATAPSVLTNGYSVWEADKPIFVMQYACSASFDGDDFHDPFMINVVPQEQFIPNTIFQSPTDPKYMVHKLNLIVWADTADPNYVDNLKSLEIDGKAVWNHPRAAAPTLLYNHMGNNLHWTQIDFNSEATAHHITTNGKIKFGGYIYGFGNVDSYGWPAASGFRPTTSVDTLPPLLTSTDLCGDFTYEATELRNIPDPPLATPRDTDQVETGVFSIDTVFGSNSTNYRLVYITADPPLPKDNSYKRFSFKWEVIDKSKDAYCEFDVTDWAGNFTRDTIQYFAPKLSFEPPILDFGKLRLGTNKTLQLTIRNTTGGNIELRRSRVLAGTYFSITANGIPPAVTLKDGETVTLDVTYQGTRETTNLLSDLDIDTIEISTECAPFRLPLVGVAAIPRIEVDNFNAGIVGVNEKVCKQPGITIKNPGSDTLVVTALTGYNGQNFTVSSPTTPPLPIRVAPKQEVVVTEICYERGSVGTDSIDVVFENNGDGPDSVSTWTGRTQEPGPRITGYNWLKRRVNTLHQALIEVRNSGNQAITLTDVTFMDGSKYWPAGSNDANFVFKINGLMQNGTPVTNPKVSVADVIQVLVEFRPADRQTYSQAIRPVWQESGIPDVSALLEGEGILPEITTQGASLLCLETPQGQPVSRNLVITNNGNMDLTVSVALAPGSDAAWSFATPPANPYTVSHIAGNNTLSIPVQYTRPSGYNGGSNLVVEVTHDAIPGNGTDSVLTTTAQTTERFDVASCAGPDIRVTDIDYGRQLANCDQPLMEFTISNTGGGVNRLEIRDLQLVDADAGVFQIVNILDASNVPVTLPFMIPAQSTYRVVVRFIPNEPNTAPWPDRSFSARIKVVNYEEGQNTEFNPDVYVQLRGIGYVVPFAFKLSNNRQGSVTDPNTDPSARFTVSASSSNWAGSGILSLTADVIYVTNSMAFTPGSITKLDLPGDWTVSDPVRTDINGTQSRLRFSLNGFTPLSADGNLFSFGTTLLLSEEFKQNQDLEVNLFRPCFITTTSGCSTEITNCALTKRVVSLSKNKHFVKPPSPNPVSSDVAVVEFGIGVTAPTTIELVNTAGQVVATLIRQSLEDGEYSLSIPVQSLSNGVYSLRIQSSDYAEAVPFVIAR
- a CDS encoding T9SS type A sorting domain-containing protein, translating into MKQRPYHTRTFLAGLILSVLLGIAASPVVRADKSGKSVSPPLRVFNGNGQLSIPSLNAVEIILAAAQNAPRSRSRTVLAADTNKTESKIIAVRATPDVLNVRVNLGAEQDKLEVTVLNLLGKEMKKVYSGYASKGEHEYSSSISDLPEGVYICTVQGSNFRRAEKFYLSR
- a CDS encoding cystathionine gamma-synthase, with translation MKFSTKAIHIGQEPDELTGAVTVPLYQTSTYAQEEIGKHKGWEYARTQNPTRSRWETCLAAMEQAADAIAFGSGSAAVDAVLRMLKAGDHVIMAEDMYGGTYRLATRMHEKFGLLFSFVDMRNPDNVARALTATTKMVYTETPTNPMMTITDLAAVATIAHGADALMVVDNTFASPYLQQPITLGADIVVHSATKYLGGHSDLVHGIVATKTSELAEQLHFIQNAAGAVPGPLESWLCLRSAKTLHLRMEAHSSNALALAEILDTHSKVQAVHYPGLKSHPQHSIAARQMKAFGGMISIELGSLAAAQKFTAKTKLFTLAESLGGVESLVCHPITMTHASVPDEQRKRLGITQGLVRLSVGVEDPEDLIADLEQALA